One region of Pseudomonas sp. ABC1 genomic DNA includes:
- the rlmB gene encoding 23S rRNA (guanosine(2251)-2'-O)-methyltransferase RlmB: MSDLEKIYGLHAVEALLRQHPKRVKQVWLAEGRGDPRAQALLALAEQARVRVGQCERREMDAWVEGVHQGVVAEVSPSQVWGEAMLDELLDRAESVPLLLVLDGVTDPHNLGACLRTADAAGALAVIVPKDKSATLNATVRKVACGAAEVVPLVAVTNLARSLERLQQRGLWVVGTAGEAEQELYEQDMTGPTVLVMGAEGKGMRRLTREHCDYLVRLPMSGSVSSLNVSVATGVCLFEALRQRTRKV, encoded by the coding sequence ATGAGCGATCTGGAAAAGATATACGGCCTGCATGCCGTCGAGGCCCTGCTGCGGCAGCATCCGAAGCGCGTGAAGCAGGTCTGGCTGGCCGAAGGGCGTGGCGATCCGCGTGCGCAGGCCTTGCTGGCGCTGGCCGAGCAGGCGCGTGTGCGCGTGGGGCAGTGCGAGCGGCGAGAGATGGACGCCTGGGTCGAGGGTGTACACCAGGGCGTCGTGGCGGAAGTCAGTCCCAGCCAGGTCTGGGGCGAAGCCATGCTGGACGAGTTGCTTGATCGGGCCGAGTCGGTACCGTTGCTGCTGGTGCTCGATGGTGTGACCGACCCGCACAATCTGGGTGCCTGTCTGCGCACGGCCGATGCGGCCGGTGCGCTGGCTGTGATCGTGCCAAAGGACAAGTCGGCGACGCTCAACGCTACCGTGCGCAAGGTTGCGTGCGGTGCGGCGGAAGTCGTGCCGCTGGTGGCAGTGACCAATCTGGCGCGTAGCCTGGAGCGCCTGCAGCAGCGCGGGCTGTGGGTCGTCGGGACAGCCGGAGAAGCCGAGCAAGAGCTGTACGAGCAGGATATGACCGGGCCGACGGTGCTGGTCATGGGTGCCGAGGGCAAGGGTATGAGGCGTTTGACCCGGGAGCACTGCGATTACCTGGTGCGACTGCCCATGTCGGGCAGTGTCAGCAGCCTGAATGTGTCCGTTGCCACTGGTGTCTGCCTGTTCGAGGCCCTGCGCCAGCGTACTCGCAAGGTCTGA